Genomic DNA from Leucobacter triazinivorans:
CAGCCGGTACGGGCAAGTCGACGATGGTCAACCACATCGCGAACTACTTCGAAAACGAACGCAAGCTCTTCCTCGCGCATACAAATCCAGCCGTCGATAATCTCAAACGACGAGTGGACGCACCGAACACGCATTTCAGTACCATCGCCAAGCACGTGAGAGGAGACTGGAGCTCTTCCGTTCATTTCGACGTGGTCGTCATCGATGAGTGCAGCACCGTCGGTAATGCCAGCTTCCTGCAGGTGCTGGAGAATACTTCCTTCGACCTGCTGGTGCTCGTCGGGGATGTCTATCAGATTGAGTCGATCGAGTTTGGGAACTGGTTTGGCGCGATCCGTTCGTACATCCCGCAGGGGTCCGTGCACGAGCTGACGCACCCGTTCCGTACCACTGACCAGGCTCTCCTGACCTTGTGGGATCGCGTCCGCAAGCTCGACGACAGCATCGAGGAGTCGCTGGCTAAGAACGGCTACTCGAAGGTGTTGGGTGCGTCGCTTTTCGCCCGGCATGGCGATGACGAGATTGTGCTCTGTCTCAACTATGACGGCCTCTACGGGATCAACAACGTCAACCGCTTCCTCCAAGCGAGCAACCCGAGTCCACCCGTGACCTGGGGAGAGGCTGTTTACAAGGTAGGCGATCCAGTACTTTTCAACGAGACGGATCGCTTCCGCCCTGTCATCTTCAACAACATGAGGGGCAAGATCGTCGACATTGACCGCGCGCCAGGACGGATTACGTTCGATGTGGACATCGAGCGAGACGTGACGGCGGCGGAAGTCTCATTCTCGGAACTCCGCTTGGTTAGTGGCTCGGTGGTGCAGTTCGACGTTTTCGAGCGAGGCGACACCGACGCCGATGATGACACGGTCAACACGCTCGTGCCGTTTCAGATCGCCTACGCGGTATCGATCCACAAGGCGCAGGGCTTGGAGTATGACTCCGTGAAAGTCGTCATCACAGACGCCAACGAAGAGAACATCTCTCACAGCATCTTCTACACGGCGATCACGCGTGCCCGTAAGCATCTCGAAGTGTATTGGACGCCAGAGACCGAGAAGCGGATTCTGAGCCGACTCGAAGTCCGCGAGAACACCAGGGATGAGAACCTTCTTCGTCAGCGACGCGGCGTTCAGCCTGTTGCTGGTCGACCCAAGCGCCAGAAGATGCGACAAGCGCCGTGAACGCAAGGCAACGGGATGTGGGGCAGCTTTGTAGCCCACTTGAGTTGGGTGTCGAAGTAGCGACAGTCTTAAGCGCTGGTATCTACCGAACTGCAATCACGGGTAACTGTGCTCACCAGAATGGTCACCAGAAACCCGTCCCGAGGTCACCAGATTGGCTGGTATCGGCCGGTAACAACCGGTAAACTGATGCCATGAAATCCGCAGAAACACGCGGTTTCTGGCCAGATTTTGGCAGGGGAGCGATTTTCCCGGAGCTCGTCAGTTGTTCTTGGCTCGAGTCCGGCGTTCAGGTGGCGGAACACGCTTGGCTTTGAACCCATTGCTGCAACCGGAAGCGTTCGCGCCTGACCTACCCGACTACTCCGCCGCGCCCGACTCCGAACTGCTTTCATCGTCACCATCGTCTGATCCCCTACGCTCCACTCCGATCGTGAGGCTCGTGGCGAGCGCAGCGACGGCGCCCACGGCGACGAGGATCGGGGCGAGCACGGCGCTCGCAGCCGTGACGGCGACGCCGGCGGTCAGCGGGATCTCGAAGAGCGTCTCGCCGCTCTCCCGCTTGATGTAGAGCCGGCGAGCGTTTCCCTCCTCGATGATCTCGCGCACCTTGGCCATGAGTTCGTCGCCCTTGACCTTGAACTCTTCGTACCAGTTGCTGTCGTTGCCGCTTGTATTGCCCGCGTTCTCGGTCATGAGCGTTCCTTTCTCGATGAAGCGTGGCTGCAGTGTATAGAGAGAACCACGATGTGCGCTGAGCGGTGTTGCCGCAGCCATGCTCGGGGTGGCGCGCTGCACGCTGCACCAGAAGCCGGGGGAGTCGCTGGGGATCCTCGCACCCTCACGCGTCGCTCCCGAACTCCCTACGATGGATCCATGACCGCACAGCAGTCCTCGCTTCCCGAGCTCCTCACTCTCTCCGACGCCGCCGCCTGGCGCGCCTGGTTGGACGCGAACGAGGATTCCTCCGACGGGGTCTGGCTGGTGCTCGCGAAGAAAGGAACGACCGAGCCGACCACACTCAGCTACGCGCAGGCCCTCGAGGAGGCGCTGTGCAGCGGGTGGATCGACGGGCAGAAGGGGAGCCTCGACGCCGCCACCTTCCGGCAGCGGTTCACCCCGCGGCGGCGCGCGTCGATGTGGTCGCAGCGCAACATCGGGCTCGTCGAAGAACTCATCGCGCAGGGGCGCATGCGCGAGCGCGGCCAGGCCGAGATCGACCGTGCCCAGGCCGATGGGCGCTGGGATCGCGCCTACGCCGGCTCCGCGAAAGCCGAGGTGCCCGAGGATCTCGCTGCCGCGCTCGCCGCATCGGAGACAGCCGAGGCCATGTTCGCGTCGCTCAACGGTGCCAACCGCTACGCGATCCTGCACCGCCTCATGACCGCGTCGAACGCCACCACCCGCGGCAACCGCCTCGCGAAGATCCTCACCATGCTCGAGAACGGGGAGACCCACCACCCGCAGTGAGGGAGTAGGGCGGCACGACAGTAAGGCTGCACGGCGGCAGATCAGCACTGTGCCAAGACGGGAAGGCAGGATCGCAGGAACGCAGGATCACGGGCTCGCAGGATCGCGGGATCGGCCCGATCTCGTCACCGATCCCGATCCACTGTCACGAGCCGCACATCGACGTCGCGTCCGTCGACCGTGAGCAGCATCATGGTGCAGCGCGGCTGGCGCCGGCGGTCGGTGGGGGAGCCGGGGTTCAGCAGCCGCATGCCGCCCGGCGACACCGTGTCCCAGGGGATGTGCGAGTGCCCGAAGACGAGCAGGTCGACGCCCGGGAACGCCTCGTCCATGCGCTCTTCGCGCCGCCTCGCCGCCCCGGTCTCGTGCACGACCGCCACCGAGAGCTCCTCGACCGTGAACCGGGCCACCTCCGGCAGCCGAGCTCGCAGCTCGGCGTCGTCGTTGTTGCCGTGCACGCCGTAGAGCACACGTGCCTGGGACTCGAGCAGATCCAACGTGGCGACGTTGACCCAGTCACCGGCGTGCACCACCGCATCCGCAGACGATACGGCGTCCAGCACGTCGGCAGGCAGGCGCCTCGCGCGCGCCGGCACGTGGGTATCCGCGATCAGGAGCAGCGAGGTGGTCACTCTCCCATCCTGCCGCGGCGCTGTGCACGACGGCAACGGCAACGGCAGCGGCAGCGGCAGCGGCAGCGGCACGCACCAACGTCGGTAGCACCCGCGACCGTGCTGCGCCACCCCACCCGCACCCCTTGCCCCACCGGCGCCGCCCCGGCAAGGATGGAGTGACGGAGCAGGAAGGCAGGCCCAGTCATGGTCACCGTCGCACAGAACATCGTCGATACCCTCGCCGCGAACGGGGTGCACCGCGTCTACGGCATCCCCGGCGACTCGCTCAACGGCTTCACCGACGCGCTGCGCACCTCGGACATCGAGTGGGTGCACGTGCGGCACGAGGAGGCCGCGGCCTTCGCCGCCTCGGGCGAGGCCGCGACGACCGGCGAGCTGGCGGTGTGCGCCGGCAGCTGCGGACCGGGCAACCTCCACCTCATCAACGGGCTCTTCGACGCCAACCGCTCGCGCGTGCCCGTGCTGGCGATCGCGGCCCACATCCCGAGCGACGAGATCGGCTCCAACTATTTCCAGGAGACCCACCCGCAGGAGCTCTTCCGCGAGTGCTCCGTCTACGTCGAGCACGCCTCCAGTCCCTCGCAGATGCCGCGCGTGCTGCGCATCGCGATGCAGACCGCGATCGAGAAGCGGGGTGTCGCCGTCGTGGTGATCCCGGGCGACGTCGCGCTGGCCGACGCCGCGGACGACACCGTCACGACCATCACCCCGTCGCAGCCGCGGGTGATCCCGAGTCGGGCCGAACTCGAGCGCGCCGCCGAACTGCTCGATGATGCGAAAAGGGTGACGATCCTTGCGGGCGCGGGGGTCGCGGGCGCACACGACGAGGTGGTCGCCCTCGCGGATCAGCTCGCCGCCCCGGTCGTGCACGCCCTGCGCGGCAAGGAGCACATCGAGTACGACAACCCGTTCGACGTCGGCATGACGGGACTGCTCGGTTTCGCCTCCGGCTACCGCGCCATGGAGCAGGCCGACGCGGTGCTCATGCTCGGCACCGACTTCCCGTACCAGCAGTTCTTCCCCGAGAAGGCGGTCAAGATCCAGGTCGACATCCGCGGCGAGAATCTCGGCCGGCGCACCCCGCTCGACCTCGGGCTGGTGGGCGACGTGGGGGAGACCGCCACGGCGCTCCTGCCGCTGCTGAAACACCGCCGCAGCCGCTCGCACGTCGACGGCTCCGTCGACCACTACCGCAAGACCCGCAAGCGGCTCGACGAGCTCGCGACGCCGGCGGGCGAGGGCAAGCCGATCCACCCGCAGTACGTGGCCCGGCTGATCGATGAGCTCGCCTCCGACGACGCGGTCTTCATCCCCGACGTGGGATCGCCCGTGGTGTGGGCCGCGCGCTACCTCACGATGAACGGCGCCCGCCGCCTCATCGGTTCTTTCAGCCACGGATCCATGGCCAACGCCGTCTCGCAGGCCATCGGCGTGCAGGCCGCGCACCGCGACCGTCAGGTGATCGCGCTCGCCGGCGACGGCGGCCTCGCGATGCTGCTGGGCGAACTACTGACCCTCGACCAGAACGCGCCGCTGCCCGTGAAGATCGTGGTCTTCAACAACTCCTCGCTCAACTTCGTCGAGCTCGAGATGAAGGCCGCCGGGTTCGTGAACTCAGCGACGGAGCTGAAGAATCCGGATCTCTCCGCCGTCGCCCGTGCCATCGGACTGCACGCGGTGCGGGTCTCGGAATCCGACGAGTTGGAATCGGCGCTGCGCGAGGCCTTCGCCCACACCGGCCCTGCGCTGGTCGAGGTGCTGACGGATCGCCAGGAGCTCTCGATGCCGCCCTCGATCTCGGCGGAGCAGGTGAAGGGCTTCACCCTGTATGCGCTGCGCACCGTGCTCTCGGGGCGAGGCGACGAGATCGTGGATCTCGCGAAGACGAACCTGCGCCAGATCCTGTAGGCGCTGCTGCGTAGCTGCGCAGCTGCGCAGCACCCGCGTGGTGCCGGACGACCTCGTGGAAGCGGGCCCGGTGGCTATTCATGTGCGGGGTGGGCGTGCTCCCCGTCTTCCTCGTCGACCCGCGTGAAGTCGGTGCGCTTCGCGAGGTGAGGATCGGATTTCGCGCACGCCGGATTCGAGCAGTGCGTCACCTCGGGCACGAGCACCTCAGCGGCTCGGGGGAGGGTGTTGCCATCGGGGGAGACGGTGACTGCGTCGGCGCCGCACAGGGTGCACACGTAGCGGGTCATGCGGAACTCCCCGACGAGGCGTGCTGCGCGATCTCCCTGAGCACCGCGAGCGTCTCGAGGAAGGAGCCGCCCGGCCCGTGGCCTGAGACGACGAACGCGGTGGCCGCCGAGAAGTCGTGCTGCATGAGGCTGACCCCCAGCTCGGGGAACCGCCACCAGTGCGGATCCTCGGCCACGACGGTGACCGCGTTTCCGCCGAGCAGGAAGCGCGTCGATGATTCCTCGGGCAGTTGCTCGGGGGATACGAGTTCGATCAGCTCATCCATACCGCCACGGTACGCGTGACCATCCTGGTACGACTACCCCCTGGACAAAGAAGCGCTCCGACGCAAGGGACTTCGCGATGTCAGTGCATCATTTCAGCGCGTGAGCATACGGGGAGGCTGAGCTCGCCCTTCGAGTCGGGCGATCGCGATTTTGACTTCGGTCACTTCGCCCTGCAACCCGTCGATCCGGTCGGTGAGCGTTGTGTTGACGGCGTCGATCCGATGGGCGAGTTTCGTCTCGCTCGCGTCGATCCGTCTCACTACCCATGCCAGCCCCGCGGCTGCTCCGCCGCCGAGCGTGATCAGCAGACCGAGTGCGCTCAGAATCACGGCGAGAGTCTCGTTCGACATTCCTGCTCCTCCTTCTGCGGCTCGATGCGTGCGCTGTTGGGTCGACTCTACGCGACAGGGAGGCGATAGGAACCAGGAACTGAGGAATCTGTGCACAACTGGGCGGGTAGACCGGTCTGTGAGCGAAGCGACACGGTCCGGAGACGCCATCGCGCAACGTTCCCGAGCCTCCGACACCAAGCCGCCGCGGGCCACTACCATGAGACCCACCGGCCTCGACGACGAGGCGGGCACGCCGAAAGGAGTCAGTCATGATCCCTGAGATCAACTACTGGGCGGTGATCGTCGCGACCATCTCCACTATGGTGGTCGGCTCGATCTGGTACACCCCGAAGGTGTTCGGCAACACGTGGGCGCGGCTCGCGAAGGTCGACCTGAGTGGCGACGCGAAGTCGGCAGTCGGGCCCATCGTCGTCACGGTGATCGTCAGCTTCATCACCGCGTGGGTATTCGCGGGCGCCATCTGGATCGCCTTCGAGTTCTACGGCGGATCCTTCGTGATGTCCGCGCTGTTGACCGGCGCAGTGCTCTGGGCCGGGTTCACCGCCGCTCGCTTCATCACCCACGATGCCTTCGAGGGGCGGCCCTCCGCGCTCACCATCATGAACATCGCCCACGAGCTCGTGACCGTGCTGGTCATGGCGCTGATCCTCGGCCTCTGGCCGCCGGCGGGCGTGTGAGCATGTCGCGAACACCGCAGAACACCCCCGTCATCCCCGGCTCCGTCGTGCTCATCACGGGGGCCGCGCGCGGCATGGGCGAGCTGTACGCGCGCCGTGCCGCGAAGGAGGGCGCCGGCGCGATCGCGCTGTGGGACGTCGACGAGGATCGAGCCACCGCGCTCGCCGCCGAGCTCGACGGCCCGCGCACCCGAGTGCGCGCCTTCGCCGTTGACGTCTCAGATCGCGCGGCGGTGCGCGCAGCGGTGCAGCGCACCGTCGACGAACTCGGCGATCCCGATGTCCTCGTCAACAACGCCGGCATCGTGCGCGGCGCCCTCTTCTGGGAGCACGATCCCGAGCGCGACATCGAACTCACCATGCGCATCAACACGCTCGCACCCATGTGGCTCACCCGCGAGGTGCTGCCCGCCATGATGGCCGACCGGTCGCGGCCGAAGCGGATCCTCAACATCGCCTCGGCCGCGGGCACGCTCGCCAATCCGCGCATGAGCGTCTACGCCGCCTCGAAGTGGGCGATGATCGGCTGGAGCGACTCGCTGCGGCTCGAGCTGGCCCGCGACGGGCACGGCCACGTCGCCGTCACCACCTTCTGCCCCAGCTACATCTCCACCGGCATGTTCGCGGGCGCCCGCGGCCCGCTGCTCACCCCGATCATGACGCCCACGAGAGCGGCCCGCGCCGCCTGGGAGGGCATGATCGCGGGCAGACCCATCGTCTCGAAGCCGTGGACGGTGAAGCTCGCCATGGCGCTGCGCGGGATCCTGCCCACGCGCGCCTGGGACGTGATCGCGGATCGCGTCTTCCACGTGTACTCGTCGATGGACCGCTTCACCGGGCGGCGGTAGCGGACGGCGCAGCGGGCTCGGGACCGAAGCGATCAGGAATCGAGAAGCGGCGCTGCTGCCGCCGCCGCTAGCGTGAAATGCATCACCCGTGAGACACCGGCTCACCCCGACCCCGGAGGAGACGACGAGCATGACGAAGAGGGACTCCACCGCAGGCGGATTCTCCGCGCAGGAGCGCGCCGCGATGCAGGAGCGCGCGGCCGAGTTGAAGGCCGAGGCGAAGCGCGCAAAAAGGGCCGAGAAGGCCGCCGCCAAAGCCGACGAGGTGCTCGCGAAGATCGCGCAGATGCCCGACGGCGACCGGGAGCTGGCCGAGCGCGTGCACGAGATCGTCACGACCGTCGCGCCGGATCTCGCGCCCAAGCTGTACTACGGGCAGCCCGGCTACGCGCGGGGCGGCAAGCCGGTGGTGTTCTTCCGCAGCGGGCAGATGGACAAAGAGCGGTACTCCACGTTCGGGGTGAGCGCGCTGGCCGGGCTCGATGACGCGAGCGGATTCTGGCCGACCTCCTACGCGCTCGTCGATCCGACCGAAGAGGCGTGGGAACAGCTCGCGGAGGTCGTGCGGCGCGCGGCGGAGGAGCGCTGAGCCGAGGGGTCGACGGCTGAGTCGGCTGGTTGAGCGGGCGCAGGATGACGGAAAGCGGCTACTCGAATGCCGGGTCGATCGGATCGGCGTAGGACTCGAGGATCGCCTGCACCCGTGCGAGCGCAGCGCCGTCGAGACCGCCGTCGTCGGTCACGCTCGTCCACGCGGTGAGCACGAGATCCCCGTAGTTGTGCCCGTGGCGGGCCGGCACCGACTCGCCCATGAACATGTCCACGACCAGCTGCACCGCCGTGATGCCGGGCATCCACCGCATCGCCGGGCTCACATCCTCGGCTCGCTGCTCCGCGTCGAGCCACTCGGGCGGCGCCCAGATCAGCTCGGGCCCCAGCCAGGTCACCGGGTCGGTGGCGTGCTGCAGATAGAGCACGCGGGGATCCTGCCACGGCGCGTCGATGAGCCGTTCGTCGCCCTCCCGCGACATCCACCGCACCGCCCGTCCGCCGTCGAGCACCGGCCGCCAGGCCGGCGATCCCGCGTCTCGTGCAGCCTGCAGCCCGCGCCACATCTCGGATCCGTTCGGGCTGCCCACCAGCAGCGCGCCGTCGGTGCGGGCGCGTAGGTCGTCGACGCCTGAGAACGCGGCCTGCGTGCCGTGCGCGCCGAGACTCAGACCGTACGCGACGAGCTTCGGCCGCTCGCTCTCCGGCAGCTCCGACCATCGCGCGTGCACCGCGTCGAACAGCGCGGTCGCCGATTCCACGGGGGCGTCCGGATCGAACACGAACGACACCCAGCTCGGCGTGTAGGCGTACTGCATCGACGCGATCGCCGTGTCGCCGCCGTGCAGGTACTCGAACGCGTCGACCGTCTGCGGTTCCAGCCAGCCGGAGCCCGTCGTCGTCGCGACGACCAACCACTCGCGCTCGAAGGCACCTGTGCGCTCCAGCTCCGCGACGACGAGTTCGGCCCGCGATGCCGCGTCGGGAGCCGAGGCGAGGCCCGCATAGACCCGGATCGGTTCGAGTGCAGGGGCACCCGTTGCCTTCTCGATCTCGGCCGCGGCCGGGCCGCCGCCCACGAACAGGGAGCCGTGACGCCCGAGATCCTGCCAGCTGATCCCGGATCCCTCGCCCGCGGAGCGGAAGGCGGAATCCGGCTCCTGTGCGTCCTCGGGCGGGGCGGTATTCCTCTCCGCGTATATGCGGTCGACCGCGGCCATGCCGAGCGCGCCGACGCCGACGGCCGCTGCGAGCACCGCCGCGACCGTGGCGAGCACGGCGAGCGGCGCAGAGATCCTCGCGCGGATCATGAGGAACAGGCCCCGGCACCCCTTGCCGATCACGAGGAGCAGCGCCGCCGTCACTCCGAAGCCCAGCAGGAATCGCCAGGGGTCCACGGCGTCGAGCGGTGGCATCTCCACGGCCGCGCGCACCCCGTTCTGCCAGGACAGCACCGCGAATCCGAGCGGCACCGCGGCCACCGCCAGTGCGCCCCCGACGCACCACCACACGATCCGTGTCGCGCGTGCGCTGGGCGCGGGCATGAACACGCGCAGCAAGAGGGCCGTGAGCAGCACGCCCAGCAGATAACCGAGTGCGAAGGAGACCCCGCCGATCGCCCCCTGGAAGAACGCCGGCCGCGGGAGGAGCGACGGCGTGAGCGAGAGCACCGTGCAGACGACCCCGAAGACCACCCCGCCAGGCGCGAGGCGCCACCAGTGTCTGTTCACAGCACCACGATACGGGGTGCGGAGCAGCTCGGCTGACCGCGAATGCCCGGGATCGTCAGGGGGGATGCCGCGGATGCGTGTGCGGAGACCGCGCCGCATAGGCGGATGATACGTCGGCGCGCTCAGTCCGCCGATCCGACCGCCTCGGCGGGGATCTCCTCAGGGCGGTACTTCGGCAGTCGCGAGGCGGGCAGCGCGGCGAGCGCGCTGATTCCTGCGAGCAGCAGGAAGCCGAGCTTCAGTGTGCGCAGGCGCTGCTCCTCGTTGAGGGCGACGGCCGCCTCCACCTGCGCGGCGTCGGCCGTGGTGTCCGCGAGCACCGTGCGCAACTCGTCGTTGCTGATGAAGTTCGCGTTGTCCAGGTCCACCTGCTCGGCGAGCTCCGGCGGCAGCTCCGGGTGGTCGGCGACGGCGCTGCCGATCCCGAGTCCCAGCGTGGTCACCAGCACCGCGCCCATCACCGCGGTGCCGACGGCCGAGGCGAGGTTCTGGGTGGTGCCGCGGATCGATCCCACGTCGCCCGCCAGGTGCTTCGGGGCGGCGGTGACCAGCACGTTGAACACGAGCGTCACGAGTGCGCCCTGCCCGATCCCGAACACGATGAGGCCGAGGATCGTGGGCAGCGTCTCCCAATTGTTGGTGACCACGAAGGCCAGCCAGACGAGCGCGGCCGTGGTGAGCCCGAACGCGAACAGGGCGATGGTGCGCGGCGCGTAGCGCTTGTAGAAGCGCACGATCAGCGTGGCGGTGACGAACACGGTGAGGTTGAAGGGCATCATCGCGAGCGACGTGTCGAACGGGGTGCGGCCCTGCACGATCTGGATGTAGGTGGGCACCGTGAAGTTCACGGCCGCCTCCATCGCGACGATGATGAACATGGCGTAGACGGCGGCGCGCTCGGTCGGCTCCTTCAGCACGCTCAGGTCGACGAGCGGCACCTTGCCCTGCGCCATGCGCTGGTTCGTCCACAGGAAGAAGGACTGCCCGAGGATCAGGCCGAGCACCACGAACACGGGCGCGGGCGACAGGCCGAGGATCTCGAAGGGCGCGCCCGGCTCGGCGAACAGGATGCCCCAGCCGTTGAGGTTGTTGAAGCCGAGCGTCAGCAGCACGATCCCCGCGCCGATGAGGAGCGACGCGACGAGGTCGATCTTGATCCCGGGGTTGCCGCGATCCGATCGCAGCCGGAAGCTGAAGACGAAGACGAGCACCGCGAGGCCGAGCGTGATCCCGAACACCGGCCGCCACCCCACCAACGTGCCGAGCGTGCCGCCGATGAGGAACGCGCTGACGCCCGAGAAGGCGCGCGCCGAGCCGAGCGATCCGACGGCGGTGGCCTGCTGGTCGCCCTGGTAGTTCTCGGCGATGAGCGCCACGAGCGCCGGCACGATGATCGCGGCCGAGGCGCCGGCCAGCACCTGCCCCGCGATGGCCCATCCGATGCTCGGCGAGAGGATCATCATGAGCGACGATCCCGCGAACACCACGACCACGATGCGGAAGATGAGCACCCACCCGACGCGCTGGCCCAGCTTCGCGCCGGTCATCACGAGTGCCGCGACGGCGATGCCGTAGACGACGATGGTGGTGCTGGCCACGGTGGGCGGCACGCCGAAGTCCTCGACGATGCCGCCGAGCGAGATGGGCAGCGCCGCCACGTTGAACGACATGAGCACCTGCGCGAGGAAGAGCCCCACCATCGGGGCCCAGGATCGCCGCTGCGCGGGATCGGGTGCGGTGCGAGCGGGAGCGGACTGCTCAGCCATGCGATTCCTCCGGTTCGGACGTTTCGGACGTGCCGCCGCGCACGGAGGCGAAGAGATTGAGGCCGAGCGAGCGCGAGAGGTGCGCGCACGCGCGCTGCCCGCGCACGCTGTTGCCCGCGGTGTCGAGCCGGGGGGAGTAGGCGCCGACGGCGCCCTTGCCGGGAGCGACGGCGACGATGCCGCCCGACACCCCGGATTTGGCGGGCAGCCCGATCTCGAACAGCCACTCGCCCGAGCGCTCGTACATGCCGCACGAGGCGAGCACCGCGAGCGTGTCCCGGCAGACCTCGGCTGACACGACCTGCTCGCCGGTCACCGGGTTGACCCCGCCGTCGGCGAGGGTCGCGCCCATGACCGCCAGGTCGTGCGCGGTGACCGCGAGCGAGCACTGCCGCGTGTAGACGTCGACCGTCTCGAGCGGGTCGGGATCCAGCCGCCCGTAGCTCTGCAACAGCTTGCCGATGGCGCGGTTGCGGAGGTTGGTGCGGCTCTCCGAGAGGTACACGTCCTCGTCGAGCGACAGCTCCCGGCCCGCGAACCGGGACAGACCCCGCTGCACCCGGGCCCAGCGTTCCTCCGCCGAGGACGCGCCCACGAGCGCGGTGGTGGCGATGGCTCCGGCGTTCACCATCGGGTTCATGGGGCTGCCGCCGTTGAGCTCCATCGCGATGAGCGAGTTGAACGCGAGGCCCGTGTTGTTCACGCCGACGCGCTCGTGCACTGCCTCGTGCCCCAGTTCCTCGCACACGAGCGCGAAGACGAAGGCCTTCGAAATCGATTGGATCGAGAAGGGGATGTCGACGTCGCCGGCTTCGTGCAGCGAGCCGCCGACGCTCACCACGGACAGGCCGAAGTGCGACGCGTCTGCCGCGGCGAGCACCGGGATGTAGTCGGCCACCGCGCCGTCGTCGACGCTGGCATAGCGCTCATACGCCTCGCTCACCAGCCGGTCCACGCGGGATCTCGGGGGCAGCGCCCCGGTCGATGCCCGCTGCTCGATGTCCAGCGCGTCGTGCTCGAACACGCGACCTCCTTCTCCGCAGCGCTCCGATGAATCTCACAGTACAGGCATGGCGGACGCGGCGGGAAGTGACAGTCTCGATACGCCGGCGATAGGCGCGGGCTCGTAGCATGGAGGGCATGCGCGTGCTGGTGGTGGAGGACGAACCGCTCGTGGCGGGGCCATCCGCCACGGGCTCCGTCTCGAGGCGATCGCGGCCGATATCGCCGGTGACGGCAGACACAGAATGGAGGATGGGATGGAGGACCTGAAGCCGATCGAGGGACTCGCGAGGCCGAGGACGCAGCGCGGATCCGCGCCGCGCAGCCGCACACCGGTCGTCGCGCTGTTCGCGGTCTACCTCGCGCTGCTCGTCTGGATCGTGCTGTGGAAGCTCGAGGTGCCGCACATCGGAATCGCGGGGGTGCGGCAGCTCAAGCTCGTCCCCTTCGGGGCGGGTGCCGGGTTCGGAGCGAATGCTCCCCTCGAGATCGCCGCGAATGTCGCGCTCTTCCTCCCGTTCGG
This window encodes:
- a CDS encoding SDR family NAD(P)-dependent oxidoreductase; the protein is MSRTPQNTPVIPGSVVLITGAARGMGELYARRAAKEGAGAIALWDVDEDRATALAAELDGPRTRVRAFAVDVSDRAAVRAAVQRTVDELGDPDVLVNNAGIVRGALFWEHDPERDIELTMRINTLAPMWLTREVLPAMMADRSRPKRILNIASAAGTLANPRMSVYAASKWAMIGWSDSLRLELARDGHGHVAVTTFCPSYISTGMFAGARGPLLTPIMTPTRAARAAWEGMIAGRPIVSKPWTVKLAMALRGILPTRAWDVIADRVFHVYSSMDRFTGRR
- a CDS encoding DUF4342 domain-containing protein — encoded protein: MTENAGNTSGNDSNWYEEFKVKGDELMAKVREIIEEGNARRLYIKRESGETLFEIPLTAGVAVTAASAVLAPILVAVGAVAALATSLTIGVERRGSDDGDDESSSESGAAE
- a CDS encoding DUF1801 domain-containing protein, which codes for MTKRDSTAGGFSAQERAAMQERAAELKAEAKRAKRAEKAAAKADEVLAKIAQMPDGDRELAERVHEIVTTVAPDLAPKLYYGQPGYARGGKPVVFFRSGQMDKERYSTFGVSALAGLDDASGFWPTSYALVDPTEEAWEQLAEVVRRAAEER
- a CDS encoding alpha/beta hydrolase → MNRHWWRLAPGGVVFGVVCTVLSLTPSLLPRPAFFQGAIGGVSFALGYLLGVLLTALLLRVFMPAPSARATRIVWWCVGGALAVAAVPLGFAVLSWQNGVRAAVEMPPLDAVDPWRFLLGFGVTAALLLVIGKGCRGLFLMIRARISAPLAVLATVAAVLAAAVGVGALGMAAVDRIYAERNTAPPEDAQEPDSAFRSAGEGSGISWQDLGRHGSLFVGGGPAAAEIEKATGAPALEPIRVYAGLASAPDAASRAELVVAELERTGAFEREWLVVATTTGSGWLEPQTVDAFEYLHGGDTAIASMQYAYTPSWVSFVFDPDAPVESATALFDAVHARWSELPESERPKLVAYGLSLGAHGTQAAFSGVDDLRARTDGALLVGSPNGSEMWRGLQAARDAGSPAWRPVLDGGRAVRWMSREGDERLIDAPWQDPRVLYLQHATDPVTWLGPELIWAPPEWLDAEQRAEDVSPAMRWMPGITAVQLVVDMFMGESVPARHGHNYGDLVLTAWTSVTDDGGLDGAALARVQAILESYADPIDPAFE
- a CDS encoding YdeI/OmpD-associated family protein produces the protein MTAQQSSLPELLTLSDAAAWRAWLDANEDSSDGVWLVLAKKGTTEPTTLSYAQALEEALCSGWIDGQKGSLDAATFRQRFTPRRRASMWSQRNIGLVEELIAQGRMRERGQAEIDRAQADGRWDRAYAGSAKAEVPEDLAAALAASETAEAMFASLNGANRYAILHRLMTASNATTRGNRLAKILTMLENGETHHPQ
- a CDS encoding DUF1761 domain-containing protein; translated protein: MIPEINYWAVIVATISTMVVGSIWYTPKVFGNTWARLAKVDLSGDAKSAVGPIVVTVIVSFITAWVFAGAIWIAFEFYGGSFVMSALLTGAVLWAGFTAARFITHDAFEGRPSALTIMNIAHELVTVLVMALILGLWPPAGV
- a CDS encoding metallophosphoesterase family protein, producing the protein MTTSLLLIADTHVPARARRLPADVLDAVSSADAVVHAGDWVNVATLDLLESQARVLYGVHGNNDDAELRARLPEVARFTVEELSVAVVHETGAARRREERMDEAFPGVDLLVFGHSHIPWDTVSPGGMRLLNPGSPTDRRRQPRCTMMLLTVDGRDVDVRLVTVDRDR
- the poxB gene encoding ubiquinone-dependent pyruvate dehydrogenase — protein: MVTVAQNIVDTLAANGVHRVYGIPGDSLNGFTDALRTSDIEWVHVRHEEAAAFAASGEAATTGELAVCAGSCGPGNLHLINGLFDANRSRVPVLAIAAHIPSDEIGSNYFQETHPQELFRECSVYVEHASSPSQMPRVLRIAMQTAIEKRGVAVVVIPGDVALADAADDTVTTITPSQPRVIPSRAELERAAELLDDAKRVTILAGAGVAGAHDEVVALADQLAAPVVHALRGKEHIEYDNPFDVGMTGLLGFASGYRAMEQADAVLMLGTDFPYQQFFPEKAVKIQVDIRGENLGRRTPLDLGLVGDVGETATALLPLLKHRRSRSHVDGSVDHYRKTRKRLDELATPAGEGKPIHPQYVARLIDELASDDAVFIPDVGSPVVWAARYLTMNGARRLIGSFSHGSMANAVSQAIGVQAAHRDRQVIALAGDGGLAMLLGELLTLDQNAPLPVKIVVFNNSSLNFVELEMKAAGFVNSATELKNPDLSAVARAIGLHAVRVSESDELESALREAFAHTGPALVEVLTDRQELSMPPSISAEQVKGFTLYALRTVLSGRGDEIVDLAKTNLRQIL